The Parambassis ranga chromosome 1, fParRan2.1, whole genome shotgun sequence genome includes a region encoding these proteins:
- the ift27 gene encoding intraflagellar transport protein 27 homolog: protein MVKLRARCLVVGDAAVGKSALCHTFYSDGTLFQKNYSMTTGVELIMKCVNIPESSDSVELYIIDSAGKETLVETCEKMWGQPSLLCLVFDLTSQQSFANCSCWMERMAAHCKGLQIQGVLVGNKSDLSARREVQESVAKEWAQSQGLEYHETSAKEMENCDAPFRRLAQAFHSLYQQRRDTIQNLGPA, encoded by the exons ATGGTGAAGCTGAGGGCGAGATGTCTGGTTGTCG GAGATGCGGCAGTGGGGAAAAGTGCTCTTTGCCATACATTCTACAGTGACGGCACTCTGTTCCAGAAGAACTACAGTATG acGACAGGAGTGGAGCTGATAATGAAGTGTGTTAACATCCCAGAGAGCAGCGACAGTGTG GAGCTCTACATCATAGACTCTGCAGGAAAGGAGACATTAGTGGAAACCTGTGAGAAAATG TGGGGTCAACCTTCATTGCTGTGCTTGGTCTTTGACCTCACCAGTCAGCAGTCTTTTGCCaactgcagctgctggatggAAAGAATGGCCGCTCACTGCAAAGGTCTCCAAATACAAG ggGTCCTGGTGGGCAACAAGTCAGATCTGTCCGCTAGACGGGAGGTGCAGGAATCTGTGGCCAAGGAATGGGCCCAGAGCCAGGGACTGGAGTACCACGAGACGTCGGCT AAGGAGATGGAAAACTGTGACGCACCTTTCCGAAGATTAGCCCAAGCCTTCCACTCTCTCTACCAACAACGCCGTGACACCATCCAGAATCTCGGTCCAGCCTAG